From the genome of Pungitius pungitius chromosome 21, fPunPun2.1, whole genome shotgun sequence, one region includes:
- the snu13b gene encoding SNU13 homolog, small nuclear ribonucleoprotein b (U4/U6.U5): MTEAQVNPKAYPLADATLSKTILDLVQQASNYKQLRKGANEATKTLNRGISEFIVMAADAEPLEIILHLPLLCEDKNVPYVFVRSKQALGRACGVSRPVIATSVTIKEGSQLKPQIQSVQLAIERLLV; the protein is encoded by the exons ATG ACTGAAGCCCAAGTGAACCCGAAGGCCTACCCGCTGGCCGACGCCACGCTCTCCAAGACCATCCTGGACCTGGTGCAGCAAGCCTCCAACTACAAGCAGCTGAGGAAGGGCGCTAATGAAG CCACTAAAACCTTAAACAGAGGCATCTCTGAATTCATCGTGATGGCCGCCGACGCTGAACCACTGGAGATCATCCTCCACCTGCCGCTGCTCTGCGAGGACAAGAACGTCCCGTACGTGTTTGTCCGCTCCAAGCAGGCCCTGGGCCGGGCCTGTGGGGTGTCCCGCCCCGTCATAGCTACCTCAGTCACGATAAAGGAGGGCTCCCAGCTCAAACCGCAGATTCAGTCTGTTCAATTGGCTATTGAGAGACTGCTTGTCTAA
- the LOC119213320 gene encoding cytochrome b-c1 complex subunit 2, mitochondrial, translating into MKGIRGISQLSARLYSAQAARKVDAAEHVKFQPQEVQVTRLPSGLVIASLENYSPASKIGVFVKAGCRYETPENQGVTHLLRLASNLTTKGASSFKICRGVEAVGGNLSVTASRENMVYTVDCLRDDIDTVMEYLINVTTAPEFRPWEVSDLTPRVKRDRAQAAQSAQIGVIESLHEAAYKNALSNSLYCPQHMVDNIHSGHLHQFVQNNFTSSRMALVGLGVDHAVLTQVGEQFLNIRSGGGTTGATAQYRGGEVRLPGAGGLLHAAVVSQSAAAGSSEALAFSVLQHLLGAGLHVKRGSCASSKLVQGVAKATADPFDVSAFNSSYSDSGLFGVYTISQPAAAGDVIKAALAQVKAVADGAVTAADLTRAKAQLKGQFLMSLETSEGLLEAMGSQALSEGTYSSAEQVSKDIANVSLTDVANAAKKFVTGKKTMASSGNLINTPFVDEI; encoded by the exons ATGAAGGGGATCCGGGGAATAAGTCAGTTGTCG GCCAGGCTCTACTCGGCCCAGGCTGCCCGCAAGGTGGACGCCGCCGAGCACGTTAAGTTTCAGCCGCAGGAAGTGCAG GTGACCAGACTCCCCAGCGGTCTGGTGATTGCCTCCCTTGAGAACTATTCCCCAGCCTCCAAGATCGGAGTGTTTGTCAAAGCCGGCTGTCGGTACGAGACCCCTGAAAACCAGGGGGTCACCCACCTCCTCCGACTGGCCTCCAACCTG ACCACCAAAGGAGCTTCCTCATTCAAGATATGTCGGGGTGTTGAGGCAGTGGGAGGCAACCTGAG TGTGACTGCTTCCAGAGAGAACATGGTCTACACCGTTGACTGCTTGAGAGATGACAT tgacacagtgatggagTATTTGATCAACGTGACCACCGCCCCAGAGTTTCGGCCCTGGGAGGTGTCAGACCTGACCCCCCGAGTGAAGAGGGACAGGGCCCAAGCTGCACAGAGTGCTCAAATAG GTGTGATCGAAAGTCTGCATGAGGCGGCCTACAAGAACGCTCTCTCTAACTCCCTCTACTGCCCTCAGCACATGGTTGACAACATCCACTCGGGCCAT CTGCACCAGTTTGTCCAGAACAATTTCACAAGCTCAAGAATGGCTCTTGTTGGACTTG GTGTGGACCACGCGGTGCTGACCCAGGTCGGCGAGCAGTTCCTCAATATCCGCAGTGGGGGGGGAACCACAGGGGCCACGGCTCAGTATCGAGGGG GTGAGGTCCGACTGCCCGGCGCCGGCGGCCTGCTCCACGCTGCAGTGGTCAGCCagtcggcggcggcgggctcCAGCGAGGCGCTGGCCTTCAGCGTGCTGCAGCACCTGCTGGGAGCCGGTCTGCATGTCAAGAGGGGCTCGTGCGCCTCCAGCAAACTGGTGCAGGGCGTCGCTAAGGCAACCGCTGACCCCTTCGAT GTCAGTGCTTTCAACTCGAGCTACTCTGACTCTGGTCTGTTTGGAGTCTACACCATTTCCCAGCCTGCGGCTGCCGGGGAT GTGATCAAGGCCGCTCTGGCCCAGGTGAAGGCTGTTGCTGACGGCGCAGTCACAGCTGCCGACCTCACTCGGGCCAA GGCCCAGCTCAAGGGGCAGTTCCTGATGTCTCTGGAGACTTCGGAGGGGCTTCTGGAGGCGATGGGCTCTCAGGCTCTGTCCGAGGGAACCTACTCCTCCGCCGAGCAGGTCTCCAAAGACATCGCCAACGTCTCCTTGACCGACGTCGCCAAC gctgCCAAGAAATTTGTGACCGGCAAGAAGACCATGGCGTCCAGCGGCAACCTCATAAACACCCCCTTCGTGGATGAGATATGA
- the LOC119213326 gene encoding uncharacterized protein C16orf52 homolog B-like: MDKLTVISGCLFLAADIFAIASIANPDWISTGGSAGSLTVGLTLQCQTIHGRERSCIRPRLPPEWIAALLFIVLGIVSLTVTCGLLVTSRWRREAARYARWIAFTAMVLFCSAALVFPMGFYVKEVGGQPYKLPNNTAVGSSYVLFVLSIFFTIVGLLFAGKVCLPG, from the exons ATGGACAAACTCACCGTGATATCCGGATGCCTCTTCCTGGCTGCGGACATCTTTGCCATCGCCAGCATCGCCAACCCGGACTGGATCAGCACCGGGGGGTCAGCTG GCTCCCTCACGGTGGGTCTGACCCTCCAGTGCCAGACCATCCACGGCCGGGAGCGGTCCTGCATCCGCCCCCGGCTTCCCCCGGAGTGGATCGCGGCGCTCCTCTTCATCGTCCTGGGCATCGTCTCCCTCACCGTCACCTGCGGCCTGCTGGTGACGTCGCGATGGCGCCGCGAGGCCGCCCGGTACGCCCGGTGGATCGCCTTCACGGCGA tGGTCCTCTTCTGCTCGGCTGCTCTCGTGTTCCCGATGGGCTTCTACGTCAAAGAGGTCGGAGGTCAGCCTTACAAGCTGCCCAACAACACGGCGGTGGGCTCCTCCTACGTGCTCTTCGtcctctccatcttcttcaCCATCGTGGGGCTGCTGTTTGCCGGGAAGGTGTGCCTGCccggctga